The segment GGGAAGCGGCAAAAGCGGGCCGAGGCTGCCGTGCCCGGTCAGGCTAACAGCTGCTCGAGCAACTGGCGATAGCGCTGCTGCTGGCTTTGCTGGTGCAGGCGGTTGGCGCGAAAGATCGACTGCAGGTCGCTCAGCGCGTGGCTGAAGTCGTCGTTGATCACCAGGTAGTCGTATTCGACGTAGTGACTCATTTCGCTGACCGCCTCGCGCATGCGCCGCTCGATGATCTCCTCGCTGTCCTGGCCGCGGTTGTTCAGGCGCTGACGCAATGCTTCCTGGGTCGGCGGGAGAATGAAGATCGATTTGGCCTGCGGCATCAGCTTGCGCACCTGCTGGGCGCCTTGCCAGTCGATTTCGAGAATCAGGTCGAAACCCTCGGCCAGGGTCTGCTCCAGACAGCGCTGCGAGGTGCCGTACAGGTTGCCGAAGACTTCGGCATGCTCGAGAAACTCATCCTGCGCCAGGCGCTCGAGGAACTCCTCGCGACTGACGAAGTGGTAGTTCACCCCGTCCACTTCGCCCGGGCGCATTGCGCGCGTGGTGTGCGAGACCGAGACGCGGACCTGCGGCTGGGCGTCGATCAGCGCCTTGACCAGGCTGGTCTTGCCGGCGCCGGAAGGTGCGGAAATGATGTAGAGCGTACCGGTGGTGGCGGGCATGACGGGTTCCTGCGAAAGCGGCGGTTGAATCGGATCAGGGTTGTCGGGCTATTCGATGTTCTGGACTTGCTCGCGCATCTGCTCGATGAGGACCTTCAGGTTGACCGCCGCCTGGGTACTGCGTGGGTCGAAGGCTTTCGAGCCGAGCGTGTTGGCCTCGCGGTTGAGCTCCTGCATCAGGAAATCCAGTCGCCGCCCGGCCGCGCCACCGGCACCGAGCACCCGCTTGACCTCGCCGACATGAGTGCTGAGACGGTCGAGTTCCTCGGCAACATCGCTCTTCTGCGCGAGCAGGACCATCTCTTGCTCCAGGCGCTGGGGGTCGATCTCCAGCTGCATTTCGCTGCAGCGATCAAGAATCTTCTGCCGTTGCGCAGCCAACATCTGCGGCACTTGCTCGCGCAAGGTGGCGACCTGTTCGAGGATGCCTTCGAGGCGCTCGTCGATCAGTCGGGCGAGTTCCTCGCCTTCGCGCTGGCGGCCCTGGCGAAGTTGCCCGAGCGCCATGTGGAAGAGCTTCAGTGCGCTCTGGTTGAGCGCCTGGGGATCCGCGGATTCGGCGACGAGCACGCCCGGCCAGGCGAGCACGTCGAGCGGTGAGATCGGTGCGGACTGGTCGATCAGCTCGGCCACCGACTGGGCGGCCTCGATCAGTTGGCGGGCGCGCTCGGTATCGACCTGCAGCCCGCTGCCGGCTTTCTCCTCGGCAAAGCGCAGGGTGCATTCGACCTTGCCGCGCGACAGCCCTTTGCGCAGAGCGTCGCGCACGGGGCCTTCGAGATCACGAAACGCCTCGGGCAGACGCAGGTGTGGCTCCAGGTAGCGATGGTTGACCGAGCGGATTTCCCAGCTGAGGGTGCCGTGGGGGCCGGCCTGCTCGCTGCGGGCGAATGCCGTCATGCTGTGGACCATCGGTTGCCTCTCGTAGCCGGTTGCGAAAAGCAGGCGATTGTAAAGGAAAATGGCGCGCTGCGTGGTCGTCGCGCCGGGCGGGCAGTCGTTTTTCCGGGCCAGGCTTCTATAATGGCGGCCAATACCCCAGACCAGACAGGATTATTCCATGAAGCGTCCCAGTGGCCGTGCTGCAGATCAGCTGCGCTCGATCAGCATCACCCGCAACTACACCAAGCATGCCGAAGGCTCTGTCCTGGTTGAATTCGGTGACACCCGGGTCATCTGTACCTGCAGCGTCGAGTCGGGCGTGCCGCGCTTTCTCAAGGGTCAGGGGCAGGGTTGGCTGACCGCGGAATACGGCATGCTGCCGCGGGCTACCGGCGAGCGCAATCAGCGCGAGGCCAGTCGAGGCAAACAGGGCGGCCGCACCCTGGAAATCCAGCGCCTGATCGGGCGCTCGCTGCGGGCGGCGCTGGACATGAGCAAGCTCGGTGAGAACACCTTGTTCATCGATTGCGACGTGATCCAGGCCGACGGTGGCACTCGCACGGCATCGATCACCGGCGCGATGGTGGCGCTGGTCGATGCCCTGGCATTGATGAAGAAGCGCGGTGCGCTCAAGGGAGGCGATCCGGTCAAGCAGATGGTGGCGGCCGTCTCGGTCGGTATCTACCAGGGGCAGCCGGTGCTCGATCTGGACTATCTCGAAGACTCGGCTGCCGAGACCGACCTGAACGTGGTGATGACCGATGCCGGTGGTTTCATCGAGGTTCAGGGCACTGCCGAAGGTGCCGCGTTCCAGCCGCACGAGCTCAACGCCATGCTGGAGCTGGCCCAGAGCGGCATGCGCGAGTTGTTCGAAGTGCAGCGCCTGGCGCTGAGCGTCTGAGGTCATTGCCATGAGCGACCAGCCACCGGTCCCAGTGCCCAGTCGTGAGGCGCGGCAGTGGGCGATGCTCTGTCACTACGCAGCGTTCTTCTGGTTTCTGGCGCCGATGATCGGCAACGTCGTCGGGCCGCTGCTGGTCTGGCAACTGAAGAAGGATCTCGATCCCTTCGTCGATCAGCAGGGCAAGGAGGCGCTGAATTTCCAGATCACCTTCAGCATCCTGATGATGATTTGCGGCGTGCTCGCATGGATCATCATCGGCTTTCCGCTGATGGTGCTGGTCAGTGTGGTGGCGCTGGTGCTGGTGATCATCGCCGGCATTCGCGCCAACGAAGGCAAGCCCTATCGCTATCCGTTCTGCTGGCGGCTGGTGAAATAGCCGGTTGCCGCGCGTGGTAGAGACCGCGCGCCATGCGCGCGGTCTGCATCAGAGGCTCAGCGTCCAGTCGTAATCGACGATCACCGGAGCATGCTGAGAAAAGCGCGGTTGGCGCGGAAGGCGGGCGCTACGGACGAAACGGCGCAGCCCGGGCGTGAGGATCTGATAGTCGAAGCGCCAGCCGAGGTTGAGCATCTCGGCCTGCTCGGTATCGGGCCACCAGCTGAAAAGATCGCCCTCGCGATTCACTTCACGCAGTGCATCGACATAGCCCATGGTGCCAAACACTTCGTCCAGCCAGGCGCGTTCCGGCGCGAGGAAACCGGGGCTCTGCTGGCAATCACGCCAGTTCTTCACATCGAGCTTCTGGTGCGCGACGTAGAGCGAGCCGCAGTACAGGTATTCACGGCGCTTGCGGCGCTGCTTGTCCAGGTAATGGGCGAAGTCATCCATGAACTTGAATTTCTGGTTCAGGCTGGCGTCGCCACTCTGGCCCGAAGGCAGCAGCAGGCTGGCGATGCTGACCTTGTCGAAATCGGCCTGCAGGTAACG is part of the Stutzerimonas balearica DSM 6083 genome and harbors:
- a CDS encoding DUF4870 domain-containing protein: MSDQPPVPVPSREARQWAMLCHYAAFFWFLAPMIGNVVGPLLVWQLKKDLDPFVDQQGKEALNFQITFSILMMICGVLAWIIIGFPLMVLVSVVALVLVIIAGIRANEGKPYRYPFCWRLVK
- a CDS encoding YicC/YloC family endoribonuclease; the encoded protein is MVHSMTAFARSEQAGPHGTLSWEIRSVNHRYLEPHLRLPEAFRDLEGPVRDALRKGLSRGKVECTLRFAEEKAGSGLQVDTERARQLIEAAQSVAELIDQSAPISPLDVLAWPGVLVAESADPQALNQSALKLFHMALGQLRQGRQREGEELARLIDERLEGILEQVATLREQVPQMLAAQRQKILDRCSEMQLEIDPQRLEQEMVLLAQKSDVAEELDRLSTHVGEVKRVLGAGGAAGRRLDFLMQELNREANTLGSKAFDPRSTQAAVNLKVLIEQMREQVQNIE
- a CDS encoding exodeoxyribonuclease III, whose amino-acid sequence is MRIISVNVNGIQAAAQRGLLSWLQAQNADVICLQDTRASVVELDDPAYQLDGYFLYSCDAEIPEQGGVALYSRLQPKAVITGLGFEMADRYGRYLQADFDKVSIASLLLPSGQSGDASLNQKFKFMDDFAHYLDKQRRKRREYLYCGSLYVAHQKLDVKNWRDCQQSPGFLAPERAWLDEVFGTMGYVDALREVNREGDLFSWWPDTEQAEMLNLGWRFDYQILTPGLRRFVRSARLPRQPRFSQHAPVIVDYDWTLSL
- the rph gene encoding ribonuclease PH — its product is MKRPSGRAADQLRSISITRNYTKHAEGSVLVEFGDTRVICTCSVESGVPRFLKGQGQGWLTAEYGMLPRATGERNQREASRGKQGGRTLEIQRLIGRSLRAALDMSKLGENTLFIDCDVIQADGGTRTASITGAMVALVDALALMKKRGALKGGDPVKQMVAAVSVGIYQGQPVLDLDYLEDSAAETDLNVVMTDAGGFIEVQGTAEGAAFQPHELNAMLELAQSGMRELFEVQRLALSV
- the gmk gene encoding guanylate kinase, which translates into the protein MPATTGTLYIISAPSGAGKTSLVKALIDAQPQVRVSVSHTTRAMRPGEVDGVNYHFVSREEFLERLAQDEFLEHAEVFGNLYGTSQRCLEQTLAEGFDLILEIDWQGAQQVRKLMPQAKSIFILPPTQEALRQRLNNRGQDSEEIIERRMREAVSEMSHYVEYDYLVINDDFSHALSDLQSIFRANRLHQQSQQQRYRQLLEQLLA